In Rubrivirga marina, the following are encoded in one genomic region:
- a CDS encoding DUF6166 domain-containing protein produces MSNTHDTTPAVRSQHGAHTTPDETRAAEVAAQAGRWLAFATERSRMRPDTLLAKALTSATFSALHRASSLAVPSKLAGTSKHQRALWDLVRDPAEPWAELRLGVTAETITASLGDEALGGIQSKHLGWVRPLVPFGLTVHLARVTGSETGGYTLGANVAFGHVGEALDRILDALGDGSSVSGDGAASAEPEPPSSPLRLVVRPEADVLRPGYDPDDVVLYRRIDGTAHASVPHAPRHSPTGIEWGYCGSGPADLARSVLLALTDEPTAERLYQAFKADVVARVPRAGGVLRAADVRVWVAAQTTPAA; encoded by the coding sequence ATGTCGAACACCCACGATACCACTCCCGCCGTACGCTCCCAGCACGGCGCCCACACTACGCCCGACGAGACCCGCGCGGCCGAGGTCGCCGCCCAGGCCGGCCGCTGGCTCGCCTTCGCGACCGAGAGGTCCCGGATGCGCCCGGACACGCTCCTCGCGAAGGCCCTCACCTCGGCCACGTTCAGCGCGCTCCACCGGGCCTCGTCGCTGGCCGTCCCGTCGAAGCTGGCCGGGACGTCGAAGCACCAGCGCGCCCTGTGGGATCTCGTCCGGGACCCGGCCGAGCCGTGGGCCGAGCTGCGCTTGGGCGTCACGGCCGAGACGATCACCGCGAGCCTCGGCGACGAGGCCCTCGGCGGGATCCAATCGAAGCACCTCGGGTGGGTCCGCCCGCTCGTCCCGTTCGGGCTCACGGTCCACCTCGCCCGCGTGACGGGGAGCGAGACCGGGGGGTACACGCTCGGGGCCAACGTCGCCTTCGGCCACGTCGGCGAGGCCCTCGACCGGATCCTCGACGCGCTCGGCGACGGATCGTCGGTCAGTGGCGACGGCGCCGCGAGCGCCGAGCCCGAGCCGCCATCCAGCCCGCTCCGCCTCGTCGTCCGGCCCGAGGCCGACGTCCTCCGCCCCGGCTACGACCCCGACGACGTCGTGCTCTACCGCCGGATCGACGGGACGGCCCACGCCTCGGTCCCCCACGCCCCGAGGCACTCGCCGACCGGCATCGAGTGGGGCTACTGCGGGAGCGGACCGGCCGACCTCGCCCGGAGCGTGCTCCTTGCGCTGACCGACGAGCCGACGGCCGAGCGGCTGTACCAGGCCTTCAAGGCCGACGTCGTCGCCCGGGTCCCGCGTGCCGGCGGCGTCCTCCGCGCGGCCGACGTCCGGGTCTGGGTGGCAGCCCAGACCACCCCAGCCGCCTAG
- a CDS encoding YgaP-like transmembrane domain → MTESFVRFMVSPAGRAARVAAGLGLLAWGLGRRDTPSGKAAAVLSAVPFAAGALDVCVLGPALGYPLEGDSARRATS, encoded by the coding sequence ATGACTGAGTCATTCGTCCGCTTCATGGTCTCGCCCGCCGGGCGCGCTGCCCGCGTGGCCGCCGGCCTCGGGCTCCTCGCCTGGGGCCTCGGCCGCCGCGACACACCCAGCGGCAAGGCCGCCGCTGTGCTCTCCGCCGTCCCGTTCGCCGCCGGCGCCCTCGACGTGTGCGTGCTCGGCCCCGCCCTCGGCTACCCGCTCGAGGGCGACTCCGCCCGCCGCGCGACCTCCTGA
- a CDS encoding ArdC-like ssDNA-binding domain-containing protein: MTKNHAPNQLALGLTTPVLSAAQRDARPDRQVRLDAAKAVLARGLAGVRDDPAALRAYLAFRARFHNYSPRNTLLIWMQRPTARHCAGFKTWTRHGRRVRKGERGITVLAPILRRPTEGEVAAGHDPDDRVPAGFRTTTTFDYEQTEAVTDDALVYTPPIPRLDADGPDGLLARLEAAAEQIGCSAHYTSLGYADGWYREADRTVCVRASLSGADRCAVLCHELAHAVAHTGDRETPRASKEVQAEGAAYVALAALGLDTARASLPYLKGWGDDERMAAELDAIDRIAGRLLALVDAPTEAAR; encoded by the coding sequence ATGACCAAGAACCACGCCCCGAACCAGCTCGCCCTCGGCCTCACGACGCCCGTCCTCTCCGCGGCCCAGCGCGACGCCCGGCCCGACCGCCAGGTCCGCCTCGACGCCGCGAAGGCCGTCCTCGCCCGCGGGCTCGCCGGCGTCCGCGACGACCCGGCCGCGCTCCGGGCCTACCTCGCCTTCCGCGCCCGCTTCCATAACTACTCGCCCCGGAACACGCTCCTCATCTGGATGCAGCGCCCGACGGCCCGGCACTGCGCGGGGTTCAAGACGTGGACGAGGCACGGGCGCCGGGTCCGGAAGGGCGAGCGGGGGATCACGGTCCTCGCGCCGATCCTCCGCCGCCCGACGGAGGGCGAGGTCGCGGCGGGCCACGACCCGGATGACCGGGTGCCTGCCGGGTTCCGCACGACGACGACGTTCGACTACGAGCAGACGGAGGCCGTGACCGACGACGCCCTCGTCTACACGCCTCCGATCCCTCGTCTCGACGCCGACGGACCCGACGGGCTCCTCGCCCGGCTCGAGGCCGCGGCCGAACAGATCGGATGCTCGGCCCACTACACCTCGCTCGGGTACGCCGACGGGTGGTACCGGGAGGCCGACCGGACGGTCTGCGTCCGGGCCTCGCTCTCCGGCGCCGACCGGTGCGCGGTCCTCTGTCACGAGCTGGCCCACGCCGTGGCCCACACCGGCGACCGGGAGACGCCGAGGGCCTCGAAGGAGGTCCAGGCCGAGGGCGCGGCCTACGTCGCGCTCGCGGCGCTCGGGCTCGACACGGCCCGGGCGAGCCTGCCCTACCTCAAGGGCTGGGGCGACGACGAGCGGATGGCCGCGGAGCTCGACGCCATCGACCGGATCGCTGGCCGGCTCCTCGCGCTCGTCGACGCCCCCACCGAGGCCGCCAGGTAG
- a CDS encoding YeeE/YedE thiosulfate transporter family protein — translation MTDSALRFRQSDGAGDGASPRVEPPIECLDTEQVAPALRPRALAEGNAPLALAVYGLLGAALGLVFTQAQVISWFRIYEMFRFESFHMYGIIGSAVATAALSIWVIKKLGLTTVHGEPIQLSAKAWGGSRVPGARYWMGGVTFGLGWALLGACPGPLVALLGGGVSVMLAALVAALAGTWTYASLRDHLPH, via the coding sequence ATGACCGACTCCGCCCTCCGCTTCCGCCAGTCCGACGGCGCCGGGGACGGCGCCTCGCCCCGCGTCGAGCCCCCCATTGAGTGCCTCGATACCGAGCAGGTGGCGCCCGCGCTCCGCCCGCGCGCTCTCGCCGAGGGCAACGCCCCCCTGGCCCTCGCCGTCTACGGCCTCCTCGGCGCCGCCCTCGGCCTCGTGTTCACCCAGGCCCAGGTGATCTCGTGGTTCCGGATCTACGAGATGTTCCGGTTCGAGTCGTTCCACATGTACGGGATCATCGGCTCGGCCGTGGCGACCGCCGCGCTCTCGATCTGGGTCATCAAGAAGCTGGGCCTCACGACCGTCCACGGCGAGCCCATCCAACTCAGCGCCAAGGCGTGGGGCGGCTCGCGCGTGCCAGGCGCTCGCTACTGGATGGGCGGCGTCACGTTCGGCCTCGGGTGGGCGCTCCTCGGCGCCTGCCCCGGCCCGCTCGTCGCCCTCCTCGGCGGCGGCGTCTCCGTGATGCTCGCCGCGCTCGTGGCGGCCCTCGCTGGGACGTGGACCTACGCCTCACTCCGCGACCACCTGCCCCACTAG
- a CDS encoding TlpA disulfide reductase family protein, with protein MDRFTVTASAVAGVGLLAVVAAAAMTPAPSTPPPPVASAPAPDFALATASGATFRLSEHRGEVVVLNLWATWCPPCRHEIPDFVELYDEYRDDGLTVVGVSLDEDGWDAVRPFAEEMGVTYPVAVDDGTVDGLYGPTVSLPTTFVIDREGNVAHYVPGMILRDDLEPLLRPLLDADPTPSETASS; from the coding sequence ATGGACCGCTTTACCGTCACCGCGTCGGCCGTCGCCGGCGTGGGCCTCCTCGCCGTCGTCGCCGCCGCGGCGATGACGCCCGCCCCCTCTACCCCTCCGCCCCCCGTCGCCAGCGCACCGGCGCCCGACTTCGCCCTCGCGACCGCGTCCGGCGCCACGTTCCGGCTCTCCGAGCACCGCGGCGAGGTCGTCGTCCTCAACCTCTGGGCCACGTGGTGCCCCCCGTGCCGCCACGAGATCCCGGACTTCGTCGAGCTCTACGACGAGTACCGGGACGACGGGCTGACCGTCGTCGGCGTGTCGCTCGACGAGGACGGCTGGGACGCCGTCCGCCCGTTCGCCGAGGAGATGGGGGTGACGTACCCCGTCGCCGTCGACGACGGGACCGTCGACGGGCTCTACGGCCCGACCGTCTCGCTCCCGACGACGTTCGTGATCGACCGCGAGGGGAACGTGGCCCACTACGTCCCGGGGATGATCCTCCGCGACGACCTGGAGCCGCTCCTCCGGCCGCTCCTCGACGCCGACCCGACGCCGTCTGAGACCGCGTCGTCATGA
- a CDS encoding rhodanese-like domain-containing protein, protein MFILVKEAPGAFAPAEAAAAPLAAVASADTVEVPRLSPAEAAAYLKATPESQVLDVRRPAEAALSGRLAAAVLVDVSVPGFGPRALAVLDPARPVVVYCRSGQRAERAAQVLAGLGFADLYNAGGYEALAAAGLPVRPGAR, encoded by the coding sequence GTGTTCATCTTGGTCAAGGAGGCGCCCGGCGCGTTCGCCCCGGCGGAGGCCGCCGCCGCCCCGCTGGCGGCCGTCGCCAGCGCGGACACGGTCGAGGTCCCGCGGCTCTCGCCCGCCGAGGCCGCGGCCTACCTCAAGGCGACGCCCGAGTCCCAGGTCCTCGACGTCCGCCGGCCGGCCGAGGCGGCCCTGAGCGGGCGGCTGGCGGCGGCCGTCCTCGTCGACGTGAGCGTGCCCGGGTTCGGACCGCGGGCGCTCGCCGTGCTCGACCCCGCCCGCCCGGTCGTCGTGTACTGCCGGTCGGGGCAGCGTGCCGAGCGCGCGGCCCAGGTCCTGGCCGGCCTCGGCTTCGCCGACCTGTACAACGCGGGCGGCTACGAGGCGCTCGCCGCGGCCGGCCTCCCCGTGCGTCCCGGCGCCCGGTGA
- a CDS encoding sterol desaturase family protein: protein MIDLAALQTTQAVAALAGLAALLLLESAHPFFELFRARRERSRHLVRNLVLGAINSVIVAVVFAGLWVAAAVWAEARGLGLLNAVGLPPWAHALGAVLALDAWTYAWHRMNHRVPFLWRFHRVHHSDAQMDVTTASRFHTGEIVLSSLLRLPLIVALGVYAWELVLYETLMFAVVQFHHANVALPPRVEAVVNKVIVTPTMHKVHHSRWQPETDSNYSAMLSVWDRLFRSFRQRERPDEIRLGLDACDDDAFQSVAGMLRTPFAHATPPAPPRRTPHRNNPHTGDVA, encoded by the coding sequence GTGATCGACCTGGCCGCCCTCCAGACGACGCAGGCCGTCGCCGCTCTCGCCGGGCTGGCGGCCCTCCTGCTGCTCGAGAGCGCCCACCCGTTCTTCGAGCTGTTCCGGGCCCGCCGCGAGCGGAGCCGCCACCTCGTGCGCAACCTCGTGTTGGGGGCGATCAACAGCGTGATCGTGGCCGTCGTGTTCGCGGGCCTCTGGGTGGCCGCGGCGGTCTGGGCCGAGGCCCGGGGCCTCGGGCTCTTGAACGCCGTGGGGCTTCCGCCGTGGGCCCACGCGCTCGGGGCCGTCCTCGCCCTCGACGCGTGGACGTACGCGTGGCACCGGATGAACCACCGGGTCCCGTTCCTGTGGCGGTTCCACCGGGTCCACCACTCGGACGCCCAGATGGACGTGACGACCGCCAGCCGCTTCCACACGGGTGAGATCGTGCTGTCATCGCTCCTCCGCCTCCCGCTCATCGTGGCGCTCGGGGTCTACGCCTGGGAGCTGGTGCTGTACGAGACGCTGATGTTCGCCGTCGTCCAGTTCCACCACGCCAACGTGGCACTCCCTCCGCGCGTCGAGGCCGTCGTCAACAAGGTGATCGTGACGCCGACGATGCACAAGGTCCACCACAGCCGGTGGCAGCCCGAGACGGACTCGAACTACAGCGCCATGCTCTCGGTGTGGGACCGGCTGTTCCGGTCGTTCCGCCAGCGCGAGCGGCCCGACGAGATCCGCCTCGGCCTCGACGCCTGCGACGACGACGCCTTTCAGTCGGTGGCCGGCATGCTCCGGACGCCATTTGCTCACGCGACGCCCCCGGCTCCACCCCGCCGGACGCCTCACCGCAATAACCCTCACACCGGCGACGTAGCTTGA
- a CDS encoding YeeE/YedE family protein — translation MSPLPWYVAGPLIGLVVPALLLFGGKAFGLSANLRHACAALPVSNRAKPGFLRYDWRTAGLWNLVFAAGIAVGGFLGIRVFSDPSAAMGLSADTVAALADLGVTDLTGFVPAQLISWGALATPGGALMVLGGGFLVGFGARWAGGCTSGHAISGLADLQLPSLVAVAGFFVGGLAVTHFVLPLLLG, via the coding sequence ATGTCCCCCCTCCCTTGGTACGTCGCTGGGCCCCTCATCGGCCTCGTCGTCCCGGCCCTCCTCCTGTTCGGCGGCAAGGCGTTCGGCCTCTCGGCCAACCTCCGCCACGCCTGCGCCGCCCTCCCGGTCTCCAACCGGGCCAAGCCGGGCTTTCTCCGCTACGACTGGCGGACGGCCGGGCTGTGGAACCTCGTGTTCGCCGCCGGGATCGCCGTTGGCGGCTTCCTCGGCATCCGCGTCTTCTCGGACCCGTCCGCCGCGATGGGCCTCTCGGCCGACACGGTCGCCGCGCTCGCTGACCTCGGCGTGACCGACCTCACGGGGTTCGTCCCCGCCCAGCTCATCTCGTGGGGCGCCCTCGCGACCCCCGGCGGCGCCCTCATGGTGCTCGGAGGCGGCTTCCTCGTCGGCTTCGGGGCCCGGTGGGCCGGCGGCTGCACCAGCGGCCACGCCATCTCGGGCCTCGCCGACCTCCAGCTCCCGTCGCTCGTGGCCGTCGCCGGCTTCTTCGTCGGCGGGCTCGCCGTGACGCACTTCGTCCTCCCGCTCCTCCTCGGATAG
- a CDS encoding rhodanese-like domain-containing protein, which yields MSFLSRLMGSSSDLSPADFVAQRDASAPVLDVRTPGEFAEGHLADAVNVDVMAPDFRQKVEALGLPNEGPVYLYCRSGNRSGQAAGILREMGHEGAVNVGGFDALARAGAETA from the coding sequence ATGTCCTTCCTCTCCCGACTCATGGGCTCCTCCTCTGACCTCTCACCCGCCGACTTCGTCGCCCAGCGCGACGCGTCCGCCCCCGTCCTCGACGTCCGCACGCCCGGTGAGTTCGCCGAGGGTCACCTCGCCGACGCCGTCAACGTGGACGTGATGGCCCCGGACTTCCGCCAGAAAGTGGAGGCCCTGGGCCTCCCCAACGAGGGGCCGGTCTACCTCTACTGCCGCTCGGGCAACCGCTCGGGCCAGGCGGCCGGGATCCTCCGCGAGATGGGTCACGAGGGCGCCGTCAACGTCGGTGGCTTCGACGCCCTCGCCCGCGCCGGTGCCGAGACGGCCTAG
- a CDS encoding MBL fold metallo-hydrolase: MLFRQIADPKLAQYAYLIGCQKTGQALVVDPERDVDRYLAAAAEEGLTITHVAETHIHADFLSGAQALAEATGARLFLSAEGEDAGWGSAWAQDRDDVTFLRDGDTFEVGNIEVRAVHSPGHTPEHLSYLVTDHGGGASTPMGIASGDFVFVGDLGRPDLLESAAGQAGAQEPAARALYESVQRFLELDDQIQVWPGHGAGSACGKSLGAIPQSTVGYEKDYNGAIDAARRGEEAFVETILDAQPEPPLYFGRMKRLNRDGVPPLAALPMPRALAPGELAGLPEGAVVVDTRADRSAFMADHLPGALYAPFDKQFNTTVGSYVTDPETPVVLLIAEADVEEAVRDLVRIGLDQVPAYATFETLAAHVQGGGETASIPEVDFEAVLDREAGAAVLDVRRQAEFEAGHVPGATNVAHTRLADRLGEVPEGSPLYVHCQSGVRSAVASALLAREGHDVVYVNDGFPHYREIADTVETGAPADATA; encoded by the coding sequence ATGCTGTTCCGACAGATCGCCGACCCCAAGCTCGCCCAGTACGCCTACCTCATCGGTTGCCAGAAGACGGGGCAGGCCCTCGTCGTCGACCCCGAGCGCGACGTCGACCGCTACCTCGCGGCCGCCGCCGAGGAGGGGCTCACGATCACGCACGTGGCCGAGACCCACATCCACGCCGACTTCCTGTCGGGCGCGCAGGCGCTGGCGGAGGCGACGGGCGCCCGCCTCTTCCTCTCGGCCGAGGGCGAGGACGCCGGGTGGGGCTCGGCCTGGGCCCAGGACCGCGACGACGTCACCTTCCTCCGCGACGGCGACACGTTCGAGGTCGGCAACATCGAGGTCCGGGCCGTCCACTCGCCGGGCCACACGCCCGAGCACCTGAGCTACCTCGTGACCGACCACGGCGGCGGGGCGAGCACGCCGATGGGCATCGCCAGCGGGGACTTCGTGTTCGTCGGCGACCTCGGCCGGCCCGACCTCCTCGAGAGCGCGGCCGGCCAGGCCGGCGCTCAGGAGCCCGCCGCGCGGGCCCTCTACGAGTCCGTTCAGCGGTTCCTCGAGCTCGACGACCAGATCCAGGTGTGGCCCGGCCACGGCGCCGGGAGCGCGTGCGGGAAGTCGCTCGGCGCCATCCCCCAGTCGACGGTCGGCTACGAGAAGGACTACAACGGGGCCATCGACGCCGCGCGCCGCGGCGAGGAGGCCTTCGTCGAGACGATCCTCGACGCCCAGCCCGAGCCCCCGCTCTACTTCGGCCGGATGAAGCGGCTCAACCGCGACGGCGTGCCCCCGCTGGCGGCGCTCCCGATGCCGCGCGCCCTCGCCCCCGGCGAACTGGCGGGCCTCCCGGAGGGCGCCGTCGTCGTCGACACGCGGGCCGACCGCTCGGCGTTCATGGCGGACCACCTCCCGGGCGCGCTCTACGCCCCCTTCGACAAGCAGTTCAACACGACGGTCGGGTCGTACGTGACGGACCCCGAGACGCCGGTCGTCCTCCTAATCGCCGAGGCCGACGTCGAGGAGGCCGTGCGCGACCTCGTCCGGATCGGGCTCGACCAGGTCCCGGCGTACGCCACGTTCGAGACGCTCGCGGCCCACGTCCAGGGCGGGGGCGAGACGGCCTCGATCCCCGAGGTCGACTTCGAGGCCGTCCTCGACCGGGAGGCCGGGGCCGCCGTCCTCGACGTCCGCCGCCAGGCCGAGTTCGAGGCCGGCCACGTGCCGGGCGCCACGAACGTCGCCCACACCCGGCTGGCGGATCGCCTCGGCGAGGTGCCCGAGGGCAGCCCGCTCTACGTCCACTGCCAGAGCGGCGTCCGCTCGGCCGTCGCGTCGGCCCTCCTCGCGCGCGAGGGCCACGACGTGGTCTACGTCAACGACGGCTTCCCTCACTACCGTGAGATCGCCGACACGGTCGAGACCGGTGCCCCGGCCGACGCCACCGCCTGA
- a CDS encoding DUF302 domain-containing protein: protein MPTFAHTRTLDTDLADAEERVRAALQDEGFGVLTEIDIQATLKAKLDVETGPYKILGACNPPAAHRALEAEPLIGTMLPCNVVLRGVGDGRTEVAAIDPVASMAAVENDGLDEIAAEIRDRLRRAVDAA, encoded by the coding sequence ATGCCCACCTTCGCCCACACCCGCACGCTCGACACAGACCTCGCCGACGCCGAAGAGCGCGTCCGCGCCGCCCTCCAGGACGAGGGGTTCGGCGTGCTGACCGAGATCGACATCCAGGCGACGCTCAAGGCCAAGCTCGACGTCGAGACGGGGCCGTACAAGATCCTCGGGGCGTGCAACCCGCCGGCGGCTCACCGCGCGCTCGAGGCCGAGCCCCTCATCGGGACGATGCTCCCCTGCAACGTCGTCCTCCGCGGCGTGGGCGACGGCCGGACCGAGGTGGCCGCCATCGACCCCGTGGCCTCGATGGCCGCCGTCGAGAACGACGGTCTCGACGAGATCGCGGCCGAGATCCGCGACCGCCTCCGCCGCGCCGTCGACGCCGCCTGA
- a CDS encoding TlpA family protein disulfide reductase, translating into MTARRLTPGRRWRRVGDGLLWGLVIVIAVVAVRRLVPDLDLPDLGPAPDVTVAALDGTPHGPADYRGQVVVLNVWATWCPPCVVETQGFVDLQAEFAGDVQFLGLSQDEDPGAVRAFAERHGVDYPLLVGAPLDGRLPPTAVLPTTYVIDRDGRVRMRHEGLLLEPALRSALRDLVSE; encoded by the coding sequence ATGACCGCGCGCCGCCTCACGCCGGGGCGGCGGTGGCGGCGGGTCGGCGACGGGCTCCTCTGGGGCCTCGTCATCGTCATCGCCGTCGTCGCCGTCCGCCGGCTCGTCCCCGACCTCGACCTCCCCGACCTCGGGCCCGCGCCGGACGTGACGGTCGCCGCCCTCGACGGGACGCCCCACGGCCCGGCCGACTACCGCGGCCAGGTCGTCGTGCTCAACGTGTGGGCCACGTGGTGCCCGCCGTGCGTCGTCGAGACGCAGGGGTTCGTCGACCTCCAGGCCGAGTTCGCGGGCGACGTCCAGTTCCTCGGGCTCTCGCAGGACGAGGACCCCGGGGCCGTCCGCGCCTTCGCGGAGCGGCACGGGGTGGACTACCCGCTCCTCGTCGGGGCGCCGCTCGACGGGAGGCTGCCGCCGACGGCCGTCCTCCCCACGACCTACGTCATCGACCGCGACGGGCGGGTCCGGATGCGCCACGAGGGGCTCCTCCTCGAGCCTGCGCTCCGGTCGGCTCTCCGCGACCTCGTCTCCGAATAG
- a CDS encoding JAB domain-containing protein codes for MTTNQAHHTNTCSPSTRPEPTGPGHTLDLFAEPIDPPRLDVPVFSVRLVRERSHETTVVRTPADAARLCCEMLDGYDREVFLAVALSTATRVIGAHVCHVGTVDASVASPREVFRFCFLCNARSVLVAHNHPSGNLEPSRADVAVSKQLRAAGEAVGVGLVDSLVVGYDGRYTSLVERGLL; via the coding sequence ATGACCACCAACCAAGCCCATCACACGAACACGTGTTCGCCCTCCACGCGCCCCGAGCCGACCGGCCCCGGGCACACGCTCGACCTGTTCGCCGAGCCCATTGACCCTCCGCGCCTCGACGTCCCCGTCTTCTCCGTCCGACTGGTCCGGGAGCGGAGCCACGAGACGACCGTCGTCCGGACTCCCGCCGACGCCGCGCGCCTGTGCTGCGAGATGCTCGACGGGTACGACCGGGAGGTCTTCTTGGCCGTCGCGCTGTCCACGGCCACCCGCGTCATCGGCGCCCACGTCTGCCACGTCGGGACGGTCGACGCCTCGGTCGCGAGCCCGCGCGAGGTCTTCCGGTTCTGCTTCCTCTGCAACGCCCGGTCGGTCCTCGTCGCGCACAACCACCCGAGCGGGAACCTCGAGCCGAGCCGGGCCGACGTGGCCGTGAGCAAGCAGCTCCGGGCGGCCGGCGAGGCCGTCGGCGTCGGGCTCGTCGACTCGCTCGTCGTCGGGTACGACGGGCGGTACACGTCGCTCGTCGAGCGCGGCCTCCTCTAG
- a CDS encoding thioredoxin family protein yields the protein MADKFQTEVLDKSHDKPVVVDFWAPWCGPCRVLGPTIEKLARVSGGAWRLVKINADAHPALTRRYGVRGIPAVKLFVDGAVAAEFTGALPEPEIRRWLDAHLPA from the coding sequence ATGGCCGACAAGTTCCAGACCGAGGTCCTCGACAAGAGCCACGACAAGCCCGTCGTGGTCGACTTCTGGGCCCCGTGGTGCGGGCCGTGCCGCGTGCTCGGGCCGACCATCGAGAAGCTCGCGCGCGTGAGCGGCGGGGCCTGGCGCCTCGTCAAGATCAACGCCGACGCGCACCCGGCGCTGACGCGGCGGTACGGCGTGCGGGGCATCCCGGCGGTCAAGCTGTTCGTCGACGGCGCCGTGGCGGCCGAGTTCACCGGCGCCCTCCCCGAGCCCGAGATCCGCCGTTGGCTCGACGCCCACCTCCCGGCGTGA
- a CDS encoding ArsR/SmtB family transcription factor, translating into MPTDVLVPADLLDAAAARFRLLGDPTRLRLLRALYDADELPVHAVADATGQSHANTSKHLRQLAQAGVVAGRRDGLLVYYRITDPTLRRLCDVVCDALADGE; encoded by the coding sequence ATGCCGACCGACGTCCTCGTCCCCGCCGACCTCCTCGACGCGGCCGCCGCCCGGTTCCGCCTGCTCGGCGACCCGACGCGGCTCCGGCTCCTCCGCGCCCTCTACGACGCGGACGAGCTCCCCGTCCACGCGGTCGCCGACGCGACGGGCCAGAGCCACGCGAACACCTCGAAGCACCTCCGCCAGCTCGCCCAGGCCGGCGTCGTGGCCGGCCGCCGGGACGGGCTCCTCGTGTACTACCGGATCACCGACCCGACGCTCCGGCGGCTCTGCGACGTCGTGTGCGACGCGCTAGCGGACGGCGAGTAG